One Xiphophorus maculatus strain JP 163 A chromosome 10, X_maculatus-5.0-male, whole genome shotgun sequence genomic region harbors:
- the LOC102220545 gene encoding somatostatin receptor type 5-like — protein sequence MEASYVFYVDNNQSYVEEHLYFEDNIDGFGITMAFLYLMVCIVGLAGNCLVIIAILKLDKMSSSTTVYIFNLALADGLFMVGLPFIASQNFKNRWVFGNTACKVVMVLDGINQFTSVFCLTAMSIDRYMALAEPLRFACWRTPRCAKVISASLWFFSLLTILPMAFHFTADHGFCSPDFATDTLWLGVLSYTFIIGFAIPFMVMMVSYAAMLISLRCRQKLFSAPNHEGRRLEQQLTKMVVAVVVVFGMCWLPFYIFNFLSLHYNSFFPSFVRAFEFAVLLSYSWSCANPILYACLSDTFRRHFRTLLCPGIKSCPGVQCSVEQYDQNDTSVRDVTLLA from the coding sequence ATGGAAGcatcttatgttttttatgtGGACAACAATCAGTCGTATGTGGAGGAGCATTTATACTTTGAGGACAACATCGACGGCTTTGGCATCACTATGGCTTTCCTCTACCTCATGGTCTGCATTGTGGGACTGGCTGGGAACTGCCTCGTCATCATTGCCATTTTGAAACTGGACAAAATGTCATCCTCCACCACGGTGTACATATTCAACCTGGCTTTGGCCGACGGACTGTTCATGGTCGGCCTGCCGTTTATCGCAAGCCAGAACTTTAAGAACCGGTGGGTGTTTGGGAACACGGCGTGCAAAGTTGTCATGGTCCTGGACGGCATCAACCAGTTCACCAGCGTCTTCTGCCTCACGGCGATGAGCATCGACCGCTACATGGCCCTTGCTGAGCCACTTCGGTTTGCCTGCTGGAGAACTCCACGCTGCGCCAAGGTCATCTCAGCGTCCCTGTGGTTCTTCTCTCTCCTCACCATTCTCCCGATGGCCTTCCATTTCACCGCAGATCACGGCTTTTGCAGTCCGGACTTCGCTACGGACACCTTGTGGCTTGGAGTCCTCTCTTACACCTTCATCATTGGTTTTGCCATACCCTTTATGGTGATGATGGTCTCCTACGCGGCTATGTTGATCTCTCTGCGATGCCGGCAGAAGCTCTTCTCTGCGCCAAACCACGAGGGACGCAGGCTTGAGCAACAGCTAACCAAAATGGTCGTGGCGGTGGTGGTAGTGTTTGGCATGTGTTGGCTCCCATTTTACATCTTCAACTTCCTTTCATTGCATTATAACAGCTTCTTCCCGTCCTTCGTCAGGGCTTTTGAATTTGCAGTCTTACTGTCGTATTCATGGAGCTGTGCCAACCCCATCCTCTACGCCTGTCTGTCCGACACCTTCAGGAGGCACTTCCGTACCTTGCTCTGCCCTGGAATAAAATCCTGCCCTGGTGTGCAGTGCAGCGTTGAACAGTACGACCAAAATGACACCAGCGTACGGGATGTCACTCTTCTGGCCTGA